The Metabacillus litoralis genome contains a region encoding:
- a CDS encoding YlxQ family RNA-binding protein: MSKQQQWTSLLGLANRARKVISGEELVVKEVRQQRAKLVLLSQDASANTMKKVTDKCKFYQVPFKMVEDRYQLGQAIGKEARVVVAINDAGFAAKLKTLLD, translated from the coding sequence ATGAGTAAGCAGCAACAATGGACGTCCTTATTGGGCTTAGCAAATCGAGCACGAAAAGTTATTTCTGGAGAAGAGCTTGTTGTTAAGGAAGTAAGACAACAACGTGCTAAGTTAGTTCTTCTTTCACAAGATGCATCCGCTAATACAATGAAAAAGGTAACAGATAAATGTAAGTTTTATCAGGTCCCCTTTAAAATGGTTGAAGATCGCTACCAGTTAGGTCAGGCAATTGGTAAAGAAGCGAGAGTTGTTGTAGCGATAAATGATGCAGGCTTTGCTGCAAAGTTAAAAACCTTGCTCGATTAA
- the nusA gene encoding transcription termination factor NusA: protein MSSELLDALTILEKEKGISKEVIIEAIEAALISAYKRNFNQAQNVRVDLNRETGTMKVFARKDVVDEVYDPRLEISIGEAQSINPNYVVNDVIEMEVTPKDFGRIAAQTAKQVVTQRVREAERGVIYGEFIDREEDIMTGIVQRIDSKFIYVSLGKIEALLPVSEQMPNETYRPHDRIKVFITKVEKTTKGPQIFVSRTHPGLLKRLFEIEVPEIYDGTVEIKSVSREAGDRSKISVHSDNPEVDPVGSCVGPKGQRVQAIVNELKGEKIDIVRWSQDPIEFVANALSPSKVVEVLVDEEEKATTVIVPDYQLSLAIGKRGQNARLAAKLTGWKIDIKSETDAEKAGIYPVQKTDIDDVDVDDEPLLTSVQDPEFSE from the coding sequence ATGAGTAGTGAATTATTAGATGCCTTAACAATTTTAGAAAAGGAAAAAGGCATTAGTAAAGAAGTAATTATTGAAGCAATTGAAGCGGCACTAATTTCTGCCTATAAGCGAAACTTCAATCAAGCTCAAAATGTGCGAGTAGATTTAAATCGCGAAACAGGTACGATGAAAGTGTTTGCTCGTAAAGATGTAGTTGATGAGGTTTATGATCCTAGACTAGAAATATCAATTGGTGAAGCGCAAAGTATTAACCCAAACTATGTGGTTAATGATGTTATTGAAATGGAAGTAACACCAAAAGATTTCGGGAGAATTGCAGCACAAACAGCTAAGCAAGTTGTTACACAACGTGTGCGTGAGGCTGAGCGTGGCGTTATATACGGTGAATTTATTGATCGCGAAGAAGATATTATGACAGGCATCGTTCAACGAATAGATTCGAAATTCATTTATGTTAGCCTTGGTAAAATTGAGGCATTACTCCCTGTTAGTGAACAAATGCCTAATGAAACATATCGTCCACATGATCGCATCAAGGTCTTTATTACAAAAGTTGAGAAAACAACAAAAGGCCCACAAATTTTTGTATCACGAACACATCCAGGTTTATTAAAGAGGTTATTTGAAATTGAGGTTCCGGAAATCTATGATGGAACAGTTGAAATAAAATCAGTTTCTCGTGAAGCAGGAGACCGTTCAAAAATCTCCGTTCACTCTGATAATCCAGAAGTGGATCCAGTTGGGTCATGTGTAGGACCAAAGGGGCAGCGTGTACAGGCAATTGTTAACGAATTAAAGGGTGAAAAAATTGACATCGTTAGATGGTCGCAGGATCCAATTGAATTTGTTGCTAATGCACTTAGTCCTTCAAAAGTAGTTGAGGTCTTAGTTGATGAAGAAGAAAAAGCAACAACTGTCATTGTTCCAGATTACCAACTATCGCTAGCAATTGGTAAACGTGGTCAAAATGCCCGCTTAGCTGCAAAATTAACTGGCTGGAAAATTGACATCAAGAGTGAAACAGATGCAGAAAAGGCTGGTATTTATCCTGTTCAAAAAACAGACATTGATGATGTTGATGTTGATGATGAACCGCTCTTAACAAGTGTACAAGACCCTGAGTTTAGTGAATAA
- the rnpM gene encoding RNase P modulator RnpM: MNNRKIPLRKCVATGEMKTKKELVRVVRSKEGDVSVDLTGKKNGRGAYITLDKECILLAKKKNILANHLKANINEGVYEELLQLAEKEKQ; encoded by the coding sequence ATGAACAATCGTAAAATTCCTTTGCGTAAATGTGTTGCAACAGGAGAGATGAAGACAAAAAAAGAACTTGTCCGAGTTGTCCGGTCAAAGGAAGGCGATGTTTCTGTCGACTTAACCGGTAAAAAAAATGGACGAGGTGCATATATTACTCTTGATAAAGAATGCATTCTTTTAGCAAAAAAGAAAAATATTCTTGCCAATCACTTAAAAGCAAATATTAACGAAGGTGTTTATGAAGAGTTACTTCAATTGGCTGAGAAGGAGAAGCAATAA